A single genomic interval of Musa acuminata AAA Group cultivar baxijiao chromosome BXJ3-4, Cavendish_Baxijiao_AAA, whole genome shotgun sequence harbors:
- the LOC135636915 gene encoding uncharacterized protein LOC135636915 produces MRAVVITSPGGPEVLQVQEVEDPVVGDDEVLIKVEATALNRADTVQRKGLYPLPKGASPYPGLECSGTVLTVGKSVACWKVGDQVCALLSGGGYAEKVAVPAGQVLPIPEGVTLRDAASFPEVACTVWSTIFMTSQLSPGETLLVHGGSSGIGTFAIQIAKHVGIRVFVTAGSEEKLAACKNLGADVCINYKTEDFVARVEEETGGKGVDVILDNVGGSYLQKNLDSLGMDGRLFIIGFMGGAATEVNLSCLLARRLTIQAAGLRNRSLENKAKIVAEVKKHVWSAIAAGKVKPIVYKTFPLSEAAEAHRLMEGSSHVGKILLIP; encoded by the exons ATGAGGGCGGTAGTGATCACGAGCCCTGGCGGCCCCGAGGTGCTACAGGTGCAGGAGGTGGAGGACCCGGTGGTCGGCGACGACGAGGTCCTCATCAAGGTGGAGGCCACTGCACTCAACCGCGCCGACACCGTCCAGAGGAAGGGTTTGTACCCACTGCCAAAGGGCGCTAGCCCTTACCCTGGCCTCGAGTGCTCCGGAACCGTCCTCACCGTCGGGAAATCCGTTGCTTGCTGGAAGGTGGGCGATCAG GTTTGTGCCCTTCTGAGTGGAGGAGGGTATGCAGAGAAGGTAGCGGTACCTGCTGGACAGGTTCTTCCTATCCCGGAAGGTGTCACTTTGAGGGATGCTGCAAGTTTTCCTGAAGTGGCATGCACTGTGTGGTCGACTATTTTCATGACGAGCCAGTTGTCCCCTGGGGAGACACTGTTG GTTCATGGTGGATCTAGTGGAATTGGTACCTTTGCTATTCAGATTGCTAAGCACGTTGGAATTAGAGTGTTTGTGACAGCAG GAAGTGAAGAAAAATTGGCTGCTTGCAAGAATCTTGGTGCTGATGTTTGCATTAATTACAAGACTGAAGACTTCGTCGCAAGGGTAGAGGAAGAAACTGGAGGAAAGG GTGTTGATGTTATACTGGACAATGTTGGCGGGTCTTACCTGCAGAAAAATCTTGATAGCTTGGGTATGGATGGTAGGCTTTTTATCATCGGTTTCATGGGAGGGGCAGCGACGGAAGTAAACCTGTCTTGCTTATTGGCAAGGCGCCTTACTATACAAG CTGCTGGTCTGCGCAACAGAAGCCTTGAGAACAAAGCCAAAATAGTTGCTGAGGTGAAGAAGCATGTGTGGTCAGCCATTGCAGCAGGCAAGGTGAAGCCCATCGTTTACAAGACCTTTCCTCTGTCAGAAGCTGCGGAGGCTCACAGGTTAATGGAAGGCAGCTCTCATGTTGGCAAGATACTGTTAATTCCATGA